A window of the Halopseudomonas phragmitis genome harbors these coding sequences:
- a CDS encoding DoxX family protein — protein MQKLGEVLESGWLWLVARLLLVVVFASSGLAKIIDFDAGMAEMRDAGLEPAWLFNVVVASTLLLGSVLILLDRVVWLAAAALSGFLLLAILIVHRFWALPASDAELALFFALEHVSVMGGLIAVAVASHARRELRLIDEWKPRT, from the coding sequence TGCTTGAAAGTGGGTGGCTGTGGTTGGTTGCGCGGCTGTTGCTGGTAGTAGTTTTTGCTTCATCCGGACTGGCGAAGATTATCGACTTTGATGCCGGTATGGCCGAGATGCGTGATGCCGGTCTGGAGCCGGCCTGGTTGTTCAATGTGGTGGTTGCCTCGACGCTCCTGCTTGGTTCTGTGCTGATTCTGTTGGATCGGGTGGTTTGGTTGGCTGCTGCGGCTTTGTCAGGTTTTTTACTGCTGGCGATCCTGATAGTGCACCGTTTCTGGGCTTTGCCAGCTTCTGATGCAGAGCTGGCACTGTTCTTTGCCCTTGAGCATGTGTCGGTGATGGGTGGGCTGATCGCCGTTGCAGTGGCAAGTCACGCCCGCCGGGAGCTACGCCTGATTGATGAGTGGAAGCCGCGGACTTGA
- a CDS encoding PA2817 family protein → MSTPLSYHTYHLALLHSLYDTLRAQAVLMEQVPEESNLLFLERFAELVDAMERQEHDSQYLGQELLCQIISRYPQIAHLIPRDLLWYFGGDCLHFMPDEEIAQYQLLDEHRAEAEARGETFDWAQAKQLLQS, encoded by the coding sequence ATGTCTACCCCATTGAGCTACCACACCTACCATCTGGCCCTGCTGCACAGCCTATACGATACCCTGCGTGCGCAAGCGGTGCTGATGGAACAGGTTCCCGAGGAAAGCAACCTGCTGTTTCTCGAGCGCTTCGCTGAGCTGGTAGACGCCATGGAACGCCAGGAGCACGATAGCCAGTACCTGGGCCAGGAACTGCTTTGCCAGATCATCAGCCGCTACCCGCAGATTGCCCACCTGATCCCCCGCGACCTGCTGTGGTACTTCGGTGGCGACTGTCTGCATTTCATGCCCGACGAGGAAATTGCCCAGTATCAGCTTCTCGACGAACACCGAGCGGAGGCCGAAGCCCGCGGCGAAACCTTCGACTGGGCCCAGGCCAAACAACTGCTGCAAAGCTGA
- a CDS encoding acyl-CoA dehydrogenase, whose amino-acid sequence MTLLWLIGLVLWIAALAYMRSGLLNGCIATAAYLLIMTVFGPVHWLLDLLLWAAFLGIAIPLNMTDWRRTSISTPLFNWFRKVLPPLSDTEREALDAGTVWWDGELFSGKPDWNKLHNFPKPTLSDEEKAFLDGPVEELCRMTDEWDITTHRQDLPPTIWDFIKSNGFFGLIIPKQYGGKGFSAYAHSQIAMKLASRSGDLGSTVMVPNSLGPAELLMHYGTDAQKDHYLPRLASGEDIPCFALTSPEAGSDAGSMPDKGIVCKGQWQGQEVLGLRLTWEKRYITLGPVATLLGLAFKVYDPDQLLGEQHELGITLALIPTDTPGVEIGRRHFPLNAAFMNGPNSGKDVFIPMDYLIGGQGMIGQGWKMLMNCLSVGRSISLPAGSTGATKMASMTTGAYARIRRQFNLPIGEFEGIQEALARIGGNTYVMDAARTMTVGAVDLGEKPSVLSAVVKYHLTERMRQCLNDAMDVHGGKGICMGPKNYLGRGYQSVPISITVEGANILTRNMMIFGQGAIRCHPFVLKEMAATQESDQHKAIERFDSLLFEHIGFALGNAAGSLLLGLSGGRIGKAPGNTETRPYYRQLNRLAAAFATLTDISMLMLGGELKRRERLSARLGDVLSNLYLASATLKHYQDQGSPEEDLPFVQWGVEDLLAKTEQAMHEILLNFPDRRLGIALRAIIFPLGRRLKPPADKTGAEVARRLMTPGAARDRLLAGCYRSNDPEDVTGLLNYTLEKVIAADPLETKLARAVANGDIPAGDAEAQLDAAVTSGLFSAEEADLMRIARDARRAVIEVDDFTKEEMSPVKPKPRKSKTQATTE is encoded by the coding sequence ATGGCTGATCGGCCTGGTACTCTGGATCGCTGCATTGGCTTATATGCGCAGCGGCCTGCTCAATGGCTGCATCGCCACCGCGGCATATCTGCTGATAATGACCGTTTTCGGACCTGTCCACTGGCTGCTGGACCTGCTGCTCTGGGCCGCCTTCCTGGGTATCGCCATCCCTCTGAACATGACAGACTGGCGCCGCACCAGCATCAGCACGCCACTGTTCAACTGGTTTCGCAAGGTACTCCCACCGTTATCCGACACCGAGCGTGAAGCACTCGACGCAGGGACCGTCTGGTGGGACGGCGAGCTATTCAGCGGCAAGCCGGATTGGAACAAGCTGCATAACTTCCCCAAACCGACCCTGAGCGACGAGGAAAAAGCCTTCCTTGACGGCCCGGTGGAAGAACTTTGCCGCATGACCGACGAATGGGACATCACCACCCATCGTCAGGACCTGCCCCCGACAATCTGGGACTTCATCAAAAGCAACGGCTTTTTCGGCCTGATCATTCCCAAACAGTACGGCGGCAAAGGTTTTTCCGCCTACGCCCACTCCCAAATAGCCATGAAGCTGGCCAGCCGCAGCGGCGATCTGGGCAGCACCGTCATGGTGCCAAACTCGCTGGGGCCGGCCGAACTGCTTATGCACTACGGCACCGATGCCCAAAAGGACCACTACCTGCCGCGCCTGGCCAGTGGCGAAGATATTCCCTGCTTTGCCCTCACCTCGCCCGAGGCCGGCTCAGATGCCGGCTCGATGCCGGATAAGGGCATCGTCTGCAAGGGCCAGTGGCAAGGCCAGGAAGTACTGGGGCTCAGACTCACCTGGGAGAAGCGCTACATCACCCTGGGCCCGGTCGCCACCCTGCTCGGCCTGGCCTTCAAGGTCTACGACCCTGATCAATTACTTGGCGAACAACATGAACTTGGCATAACCCTGGCCCTGATCCCAACCGACACCCCCGGCGTCGAGATCGGCCGCCGCCACTTCCCGCTCAACGCTGCCTTCATGAACGGCCCGAACTCCGGCAAGGACGTATTCATTCCCATGGACTACCTGATCGGTGGGCAGGGCATGATCGGCCAAGGCTGGAAAATGCTGATGAACTGTCTGTCGGTCGGTCGCTCTATTTCACTACCGGCCGGCAGTACCGGTGCCACCAAGATGGCCAGCATGACCACCGGCGCCTATGCCCGGATCCGCCGCCAGTTCAACCTGCCGATTGGCGAGTTCGAAGGCATCCAGGAAGCTCTTGCCCGGATCGGCGGCAACACCTATGTAATGGATGCCGCCCGCACCATGACCGTTGGCGCAGTCGATCTCGGCGAGAAGCCCTCGGTTCTCTCGGCGGTCGTCAAATACCACCTGACCGAACGTATGCGCCAATGCCTCAACGACGCCATGGATGTACACGGCGGCAAAGGCATCTGTATGGGACCGAAGAACTATCTGGGTCGCGGCTATCAGTCAGTGCCGATTTCCATTACTGTCGAAGGCGCCAATATCCTGACCCGCAACATGATGATCTTTGGTCAAGGCGCGATCCGCTGCCACCCCTTCGTGCTCAAGGAGATGGCCGCCACCCAGGAAAGCGACCAGCACAAAGCCATAGAGCGCTTCGATAGCCTGCTGTTCGAACATATCGGCTTTGCCTTGGGCAATGCGGCAGGCAGCTTGCTACTGGGCCTGAGCGGCGGACGTATCGGGAAAGCCCCCGGCAACACCGAAACCCGCCCCTACTACCGCCAGCTCAACCGTCTGGCGGCGGCCTTCGCAACCCTGACCGACATCAGCATGCTGATGCTCGGCGGTGAACTCAAACGTCGTGAACGTCTGTCCGCCCGCCTCGGCGACGTACTCAGCAATCTCTACCTGGCCAGTGCCACCCTCAAGCACTATCAGGATCAGGGCTCGCCGGAAGAGGACCTGCCCTTTGTACAGTGGGGTGTTGAAGACCTGCTGGCCAAGACCGAGCAGGCCATGCATGAAATTCTGCTCAACTTCCCCGACCGCCGCCTGGGCATCGCCCTGCGGGCCATTATCTTCCCGCTCGGACGCCGGCTCAAACCACCGGCCGACAAGACCGGAGCCGAAGTCGCTCGCCGGCTAATGACCCCAGGCGCCGCCCGCGACCGGTTACTGGCCGGCTGTTATCGCAGCAATGATCCAGAAGACGTCACCGGGCTGCTCAACTACACCCTGGAAAAGGTCATCGCGGCCGACCCGCTGGAAACCAAACTGGCCCGGGCCGTGGCCAACGGCGATATTCCTGCAGGTGACGCCGAGGCTCAGCTTGATGCAGCCGTCACCAGCGGCCTTTTCAGTGCCGAAGAGGCTGACCTGATGCGTATCGCTCGCGATGCGCGGCGCGCGGTAATCGAGGTTGATGACTTCACCAAGGAAGAAATGAGCCCTGTTAAACCCAAGCCCCGCAAGAGCAAGACTCAAGCTACCACTGAGTAA